The following nucleotide sequence is from Paenibacillus odorifer.
TTGAGATTGTTATCCCTGAACCCACCAGCGAAGCGGAGAAAAATCTGTACCGAAAGCTGGCAGACTCCAGCCCTTTCGAAGCCAGAGCTAAACGTCAAAACACTGGCACCCAGCGGCAAAAGGCGAAAGTGGGTAATTAATAGATAGGTAGAAGAGGTAGAGGTGAGGTGATTTCACCCGTTTGTGATCAACTCTGGTTGGTGAATAAGGTGATTTGAATGCTAGTTGCAGAACAGTAACTTATTTAGCCACTAACTATAAAAGAACTTTTCGCTCAAACGGTGAAAGTCGGCACTATGGTGGGAAAAGAGAGTCAAAAGTGTACTAGAAAGCGCTAGATGAGGCTCGTTGGTCGAAAAGAAAGGCAAAAGTGCCTTAGAAAGTGCCGAATGGGGCTCGATGTGCGAAAAGAGAAGCAAAAGTGCCTTAGAAAGCGCTGAATTAGGCTCGTTGTTCGAAAAGAAAGTCAAAAGTGCCTTTAGAATGTGACGAATGGGGCTCGTTGGGCGAAAAGAGAGGCAAAAGTGCCTTAGAGTACGTCGAATGGGGCTCGATGTGCGAAAAGAACGGTAAAGATCCCGTAGAATGAGAGCAAACCAGCCAGTTACTCGAAAAGAACGGTAAAAATCCCGTAGAATGAGAGCAAAACTGCTAGTTACTCGAAAAGAACGGTAAAAGTCCCGTAGAACGAGCGTAAACCAGCTAGTTACTCGAAAAGAACGGTAAAAATCCCGTAGAATGAGCACAAACCAGCCAGTTACTCGAAAAGAACGGTAAAAGTCCCGTAGAATGAGCGCAAATCGGCTAGTTACTCGAAAAGAACGGTAAAAATCCCGTAGAATGAGAGCAAACCAGCCAGTTACTCGAAAAGAGCGGTATAAATCCCGTAGAATGAGCACAAAACGGTCAGTTACTCGAAAAGAGCGGTAAAAATCCCGCAGAATGAGAGCAAACCAGCTAGTTACTCGAAAAGAGCGGCAAAAATCCCGTAGATTGAGCACAAAACGGCTAGTTACTCGAAAAGAGCGGTAAAAATCCCGTAGATTGAGCACAAAACGGCTAGTTACTCGAAAAGAGCGGTAAAAATCCCGCAGAATGAGAGCAAATCAGCTAGTTACTCGAAAAGAGCGGTAAAAATCCCGCTGATTGAGCGTAAACCAGCCAGTTACTCGAAAAGAGCGGCAAAAATCCCCCAGATTGAGCACAAACCAGCCAGTTACTCGAAAAGAGCGGTAAAAATCTCGCAGAATGAGAGCAAACCAGCTAGTTACTCGAAAAGAACGGTATAAATCCCGTAGAACGAGCGTAAACCAGCTAGTTACTCGAAAAGAGCGGTAAAAATCCCGCTGATTGAGCGTAAACCAGCCAGTTACTCGAAAGGAACGGTAAAAGTCCCGTAGAACGAGCGTAAACCAGCTAGTTACTCGAAAAGAGCGGTAAAAATCCCGCTGATTGAGCGTAAACCAGCCAGTTACTCGAAATAAGCGGGATAAATCCCGCTAAATTAACCTATCCCCGGCCAAAAAGGCCGATTTAATATAATCACTCTTAAATAGAAAGGTGAGAGAGCTATGGATTTCAATAAATTAACTCAAAAGCTGCAGGAAGCAGTGGCTGCGGCGCAGTCGCTGGCATCAGACAGCGGTCATCAGGAGATCGATAATCTCCATCTGTTAAAAGCGTTGCTTCAGCAGCAAGAAGGATTGCTGCCAAGATTGCTGCAAAAGATGAATATCCCTGTGGCTGAGCTGATGCGCAGCACGGATGAATTGCTTCAACGCAAGCCGAGCATCAGCGGGTCAGGAGCAAGCACGGTACGGCGTTACGCCTCGCAATCGCTGATTCATCTGCTGGAGCAGGCGGAGAAGGAAGCGGCGAAGATGCAGGATGAGTTTGTTTCTGTGGAGCATGCTGTGCTGGCCATGGTGTCAGATTCGAGCGGGGAGAATCGTGAGCTAAGGGATCTTTTTGTCCGCCGTGGGCTGACCCGTGAGAAGCTGATGTCGGTGCTTGCTGAGATTCGTGGACATCAGCGGGTAACCAGCCGGGAGCCAGAAGCTACTTATGAGGTGCTGGAGAAATACGGCCGTGATCTTGTAGCTGAGGTTCGCGCGGGCAAGATTGATCCAGTCATTGGTCGTGATGGCGAGATCCGCCGAGTAATCCGGATTTTGTCCCGTAAAACGAAAAATAACCCTGTGCTGATCGGTGAACCAGGTGTAGGGAAAACAGCCATTGTGGAAGGCTTGGCACACCGGATTGTACGCAAAGACGTACCGGAGGGTCTGAAGGATAAGACGATTTTTTCACTGGATATGAGTTCACTTGTGGCAGGCGCGAAGTTTCGTGGTGAATTCGAAGAACGCCTGCAGGCGGTATTGAGAGAGGTTCGCGAAAGCAACGGCCGCATTATTCTTTTTATTGATGAGCTGCATACGATTGTGGGCGCAGGTAAAACCGAAGGCTCGATGGATGCGGGCAATATGCTGAAGCCGATGTTGGCCCGGGGTGAGCTGCATTGTATCGGTGCCACAACGCTCGATGAATATCGCAAATATATAGAGAAGGACCCTGCGCTGGAACGCCGTTTCCAACAGGTGCTCGTGAGCGAACCCGATGTAGAGGATACGATCTCCATTTTGCGTGGTCTGAAGGAGCGGTTTGAAGTCCACCACGGGGTCAAAATCCATGACAGCGCCCTGGTAGCCGCAGGGGTATTGTCCAATCGTTATATTACGGATCGATTTTTACCGGATAAGGCGATTGACCTAGTGGACGAGGCTTGCGCCATGATCCGCACAGAGATAGACTCCATGCCGGGTGAGATGGATGAAGTGACCCGCCGCCTGATGCAGATGGAGATTGAAGAAGCGGCGCTTAAAAAAGAAACTGATGACGCCAGCAAACGCCGACTCGAAATATTGCAGCGCGAGCTCGCTGACCTGAAGGAGAAGCAGCTAGGGATGACGGCGCGCTGGGAGAAAGAGAAGTCGGCCATCCAAGGGATTCGCGACCTCAAAAAACGGCTGGAGCAAGTACGTAAGGATCTGGTCGATGCACAGGAGGAATATGATCTTAATAAGTCAGCCGAACTGAGCTACGGCATTATTCCTGATCTGGAGCGTCAGTTGAAAGCAGCGGAAGAAGCGGCACAGCAGGATCAGGATACAAGATTGCTACGTGAGGCTGTTACTGAAGAGGAAATCGCAGATATTGTCTCCCGCTGGACCGGCGTTCCGGTTAGCCGACTGGTAGAAGGCGAACGGGATAAGCTGCTGCGTCTGGAGGATACGCTGCATGAACGGGTAGTGGGCCAAGACGAAGCCGTCAGCTTGGTGGCCGATGCGGTGCTTCGGGCAAGAGCAGGAATCAAAGATCCGAATCGCCCGATTGGTTCATTCCTGTTCCTTGGCCCGACGGGTGTAGGGAAGACTGAGCTGGCTAAGTCGCTTGCGGTATCTCTTTTTGACCGCGAAGATGGCATGATCCGTATAGATATGTCGGAGTATATGGAAAAGCATAGTGTCTCCCGTCTCGTCGGCGCACCTCCAGGATATGTTGGATATGAGGAAGGCGGGCAGCTCACGGAAGCTGTGCGGCGTCAGCCTTATACTGTAGTGCTGCTCGATGAAGTGGAGAAGGCGCATCCCGATGTGTTTAACATTCTGCTGCAGCTGCTTGATGATGGACGGCTGACTGATTCACAAGGCCGAATGGTTGACTTCAAGAATACAATCATCATTATGACTTCCAATATCGGTTCACCTCATCTGATTCAAGGCACCGATGAAAAAGGTCAGCTCACGGAAGCTGCCAAGGATAGAGTGATGAAGGAACTGAGTGGTCATTTCCGTCCAGAGTTCCTGAACCGGGTGGATGACATTGTAATGTTCAAGCCGCTGACACTGGGTGAGATCGAGAAAATTGTGGACAAACTGGTGGATGGATTGCGTCTACGTCTGGCAGAACGGGAGATCGGGCTGGTATTAACTGAATCGGCGGTGCGTTTTATCGCTAAGGAAGGTTTTGATCCTGTGTATGGGGCAAGACCGTTGAAAAGATTCATCCAGCGCAGCTTGGAGACACGTGTGGCACGTGCGATTATTGCTGGTGAAGCCGCAGAGGGATCAGTTATTCAGGTGGATGAATCCGGCAACGAGCTGACGGTAAGCATTCTGAAGCCAGAAGTCGATGGGCCACAGAGTTCTGAATAAAAAAAGCGTCCACAAAACCGTAACGGCTTTGTGGACGTCCTTTTTATGGTAAGCCTCACTCCACCCAAGGGATTAGATGAGGCTGTTCATCCAAGATGGACATATATTGCTCTTTCCAGCCGTATTTGCCGTCGGGGTCGAGGAGCATATAACGCAGATATTTTTCGAGCCGGAACTCGGCTTTGGACCAACCGAGATGCTTGAGCCGCAGGTTGCTTAGCTGATGAGACAGCTCGAAGATATTTTCCGGGAATCGCCCACAGTGCTGTGGGGATTCATTCCATACATAGTTGAAGTCTTCTTTATAGCGAAGCAAAAAAGGGCGGTAGTTCAGATGAGAGCGCCAGTAGGTATCCTCCCTGTAATGGTTCGCGTTCCATAAATCGTAAAGGCGGAAGCAGAACAGATCGACCCCATCTGCATACAGCAAGGTATCTATATTTTCCGCAAAGCTGGCTTCAAAGATCTCATCCGCGTCCAGACTCAGAATCCACTCGGGATTTGTCTTTAGGACTTCCTCCCACTGCTGTTTTCGCAGCTCAATTTCATTGCTGAACTTGGATTCGGTATTATGCACGAGATGAACGGGAATGCCGTCAAGTGCTTCCAGACAGACAGCTGCTGTATTGTCGGTGCTGCCGTCATCAATAATGACAGCCTCATCGATATATTTGCGGTGTTCCTCCAGAACCTGTTGCAGGAAGCGCCCGCTTTCATTTTTTACAACCATGGTAAGGGTTAGCTTGGGGCGCTTTTTGGTTATAGGAGCAGCTGCAGCCTCATTGGAATTTTCCTCGATGGGTGTGGGTGCCGATTCAGCTTTTACCCCTGTTGTTTCTCTGATGAAATCTTCAACCTTGTTCAAATCACTATCTCTGTACAAATGAAGGGCAGGATAATGGGTGTCAACAAATAGCGGAATGCCAAGGGCCGCGGCACGAATGCAGAAATGGCGATCCTCGCCCCAGTATGAAATGTTCCGGATCTGATTGTAGCTTACCCCGGCTTTTAACGCATGCTGGCTAATCAATGTACAAGCGCCGAGACCCCCCACTTCATAGATTCCAGGATTGCGGAGTTTGGCTATGAATTCATGAAATCTGCGGTTGATCTCCTCGGGTTGCAGTTTTTCGCCGGGAAGTATCTCCCACTGATTGTATTCGTCATGCATCCAGACCTGCGGCTGAAACATGGTATCTGGCTGCCACTGTGTCCAAAATACTTCTGAAATAATATCTTTGTTCGTCCCTATTAAATGTCTTAGCGTATCTGGGTGGAGGATGAGGTCAGAGTCGATCAGGAAGAGGTAGTCATAGTTCAGGGTTTGCGCTCGGTTAATCATGAGGTTTTTGAAGTTGGCGACTTTCCAGACTAAATCAGAATTCCAAAAGTGGGTCGTATCATTGCGAATGTACGCATCGTGAAAGCCGGAGCTTTGAATAAAAATATGCTCACCCTTGCTTTTGAATTCCTGGAGCAACCGGCTGGACGCTTCATCATCATTGTCATCAATCAGATGGAAATCCAGTTCGATTTGCTCGATATTCAGGCGCAGCAGGGAATTCAGAAATTCTCGCAACACATTGGGCTTTTGATGGATCGGGCTGCCGATTAATACGCGTGTCTTATTCATTGCGGCCTCCTTGGGGGACTCTCCCTTTCTTCCGAGAGGTATAGGTATGTTCTCAATATATTTACAGTTAGATAGTAATAATCCTTATTTCGCAAAGTTCTTATAGTAAATGAGAAATGAGAGTTGGATAAATTGAACTTTTTAGATATATTAATTTTTATGGATCTGCTGTACAATTACCGGATAATTAGATAAGAATGCCAGCCAGATGAGCACAGGAATGAGACTATGGATAAATCACCACAAAAAGCTCAGTAGTTAATCGATCTGTTACTGGCCATGAATCCTCGTGCGGATGTGTTCTGGTATGATGCAAAGGTAAATACCGACCTCTGCTGGATGGGGATGTTGAGGAAATATACGTACCGGAAGAGACAGCGAAGACTGAAGCTCATATTGGTGGCTGAACAGAGTTTAGGAGAGTAGTCACGATGAAGCTGGTCCATCAAGGTTTTTATAACGGTCTGACTTTCCAACGTGTGGTTCGTGGATTTATTGTCCAAGGGGGTATTGCGACCCTTGGCATACTGTATTCGGAAGAGTCATTTCAGGTATGGACCATGTGGATACTTTAAAGCGTGGGGATGAGTCATGAAAAAGGTCGGAATTTTCAGTTCCCTCAATATTACATTAATGTGAAATGCTATCCATTGTAATTCCTAGTATCCCGATATACAATATAAAAAACAAACAAAGACAATATAGACACGGGGGAGAAACTTATGCGTAAAGGATTATCTGGAGTTATTACTTTGGTTTTGTTAACATTTTTGATTAGCGCGTGCTCCGGGGGAAATAACGCCGCTTCCACAAATACAAATCAGACGCCTACGGCTACTGAAGGATCGACAGCAAGCACTGAACCAAAAGATGGTGGCAACTTAATTATTGGGGTCGCTGCAGATCCTGTCATTCTAAATCCGAACTATGCTGGTGATCGTGTCAGTCTGACGATTGACCAAGCGCTCTACGCGCCATTGTTCCAAGTGAATAACGGAGAGAAGACCTTCTACTTGGCAGACAGCCTGACACTTTCCGAAGATAACCTGACTTATACATTGAAACTGAAAAGTGGACTAACTTGGCATGACGGAGAAAAGCTTACAGCTGACGATGTCGTGTTCACGATTGATAGCATCCTCGATGAGAAGCAAAACAGCATGTTGAGAGCGAACTTATTCATCGGTGATAAACCCGTTAAGGCGGTTAAGGTGGATGATCTGACTGTAGAGTTCAAGCTTCCGCAGGTCAGCCCAGCTTTTGAAGCTACACTAGTGCAAGTATTTCCGATTCCAAAGCATATTTTTGAGAATGAGACGGATCTAGAGAAAAGCACCAAGAATGCTGCTCCGGTTGGATCTGGCCCATTTAAATTTAAAGAATACAAAGCAGGCGAATATGTTACGCTCGAGAGATTTGATAACTACTTTGGCGGCAAACCACATCTTGATTCTATAACGTACCGGATTGCTAAAGATACGAATGCTGCGAATCTCGCACTTCAGAATGGTGAGATCAACATTAAGTATCTAGATCCACAGGATGTTGGAACGATTGAGGCTTCGAACAATTTCGAAATCCTGCCTTATAGTGAAGGCCGATTGTCCTACCTGTTGTTCAATGCAAACAGTGATAGAGGTGCTCTTGCTAAAAAAGAAGTTCGTCAAGCCTTGTCTCTAGCCCTAAATCGTGATGAAATCATTCAGGCTGCTTATACCTCTAACGA
It contains:
- the clpB gene encoding ATP-dependent chaperone ClpB gives rise to the protein MDFNKLTQKLQEAVAAAQSLASDSGHQEIDNLHLLKALLQQQEGLLPRLLQKMNIPVAELMRSTDELLQRKPSISGSGASTVRRYASQSLIHLLEQAEKEAAKMQDEFVSVEHAVLAMVSDSSGENRELRDLFVRRGLTREKLMSVLAEIRGHQRVTSREPEATYEVLEKYGRDLVAEVRAGKIDPVIGRDGEIRRVIRILSRKTKNNPVLIGEPGVGKTAIVEGLAHRIVRKDVPEGLKDKTIFSLDMSSLVAGAKFRGEFEERLQAVLREVRESNGRIILFIDELHTIVGAGKTEGSMDAGNMLKPMLARGELHCIGATTLDEYRKYIEKDPALERRFQQVLVSEPDVEDTISILRGLKERFEVHHGVKIHDSALVAAGVLSNRYITDRFLPDKAIDLVDEACAMIRTEIDSMPGEMDEVTRRLMQMEIEEAALKKETDDASKRRLEILQRELADLKEKQLGMTARWEKEKSAIQGIRDLKKRLEQVRKDLVDAQEEYDLNKSAELSYGIIPDLERQLKAAEEAAQQDQDTRLLREAVTEEEIADIVSRWTGVPVSRLVEGERDKLLRLEDTLHERVVGQDEAVSLVADAVLRARAGIKDPNRPIGSFLFLGPTGVGKTELAKSLAVSLFDREDGMIRIDMSEYMEKHSVSRLVGAPPGYVGYEEGGQLTEAVRRQPYTVVLLDEVEKAHPDVFNILLQLLDDGRLTDSQGRMVDFKNTIIIMTSNIGSPHLIQGTDEKGQLTEAAKDRVMKELSGHFRPEFLNRVDDIVMFKPLTLGEIEKIVDKLVDGLRLRLAEREIGLVLTESAVRFIAKEGFDPVYGARPLKRFIQRSLETRVARAIIAGEAAEGSVIQVDESGNELTVSILKPEVDGPQSSE
- a CDS encoding glycosyltransferase family 2 protein, whose amino-acid sequence is MNKTRVLIGSPIHQKPNVLREFLNSLLRLNIEQIELDFHLIDDNDDEASSRLLQEFKSKGEHIFIQSSGFHDAYIRNDTTHFWNSDLVWKVANFKNLMINRAQTLNYDYLFLIDSDLILHPDTLRHLIGTNKDIISEVFWTQWQPDTMFQPQVWMHDEYNQWEILPGEKLQPEEINRRFHEFIAKLRNPGIYEVGGLGACTLISQHALKAGVSYNQIRNISYWGEDRHFCIRAAALGIPLFVDTHYPALHLYRDSDLNKVEDFIRETTGVKAESAPTPIEENSNEAAAAPITKKRPKLTLTMVVKNESGRFLQQVLEEHRKYIDEAVIIDDGSTDNTAAVCLEALDGIPVHLVHNTESKFSNEIELRKQQWEEVLKTNPEWILSLDADEIFEASFAENIDTLLYADGVDLFCFRLYDLWNANHYREDTYWRSHLNYRPFLLRYKEDFNYVWNESPQHCGRFPENIFELSHQLSNLRLKHLGWSKAEFRLEKYLRYMLLDPDGKYGWKEQYMSILDEQPHLIPWVE
- a CDS encoding ABC transporter substrate-binding protein, with translation MRKGLSGVITLVLLTFLISACSGGNNAASTNTNQTPTATEGSTASTEPKDGGNLIIGVAADPVILNPNYAGDRVSLTIDQALYAPLFQVNNGEKTFYLADSLTLSEDNLTYTLKLKSGLTWHDGEKLTADDVVFTIDSILDEKQNSMLRANLFIGDKPVKAVKVDDLTVEFKLPQVSPAFEATLVQVFPIPKHIFENETDLEKSTKNAAPVGSGPFKFKEYKAGEYVTLERFDNYFGGKPHLDSITYRIAKDTNAANLALQNGEINIKYLDPQDVGTIEASNNFEILPYSEGRLSYLLFNANSDRGALAKKEVRQALSLALNRDEIIQAAYTSNEYADPAKSFLTPDALFYTNDVPSFDNDVEKAKELLQSAGVSDLKLRLIVSSGNKAQEAISLYVQQKLKAIGAEVELQNMDASAYGQKFSDMNSTDFELAIAGYIMGYDPDAYRILYTSTADSNYSHYNNAEVDKLFNDGAGEADVTKRGEIYKKIQEIIADDAPIYPIANTKTIVAVSKNYGGLEEAVLKPVVIFEDLSKIYLK